The proteins below are encoded in one region of Micromonospora pisi:
- a CDS encoding APC family permease, translated as MENNPAVRSGGRLTVAQGTALYVGAVLGTGVIALPALAAEAAGPASLLAWLALVVLSAPLAATFAALGARYPDAGGVSTYVRNAFGSRAAAIVGWCFYFAVPAGAPAAALFAGDYVAVAVGGGETTTAVTGALLILVVTVTNAFGLRVSGRLQLVLAAGLVVLLLTAVVAAMPHVRWENLEPFTPHGWFAVGPAAALLVWSFAGWEAITHLAADFRRPKRDLPRAATIAVVVVGVLYLGVAAATVLVLGPAAGSSEAPLAELLALGVGGEVHLLAAVAALLLTLGTMNAYFAGAAKLGAALGRDGALPTWLDRGSSAGEVPRRSLLLVSTLAGLAMAVAVAAGIGPKPLVLLTTGCFVLVYALGTAAALRLLPRGSRAHRYALCALVAVTALLVMTGWYLLWPLVLATGALLYLRLRA; from the coding sequence ATCGAAAACAACCCCGCCGTACGTTCCGGCGGTCGGCTGACCGTCGCCCAGGGCACCGCGCTCTACGTCGGGGCGGTGCTCGGCACCGGTGTGATCGCCCTACCCGCGCTGGCGGCGGAGGCGGCCGGACCGGCCTCACTGCTCGCCTGGCTCGCCCTGGTCGTGCTCTCCGCACCGCTGGCCGCCACCTTCGCCGCCCTCGGCGCGCGCTACCCCGACGCCGGCGGGGTCTCCACGTACGTCCGGAACGCCTTCGGGTCGCGGGCGGCGGCCATCGTCGGTTGGTGCTTCTACTTCGCCGTCCCGGCGGGTGCGCCCGCCGCCGCGCTCTTCGCCGGTGACTACGTCGCGGTCGCGGTCGGCGGCGGTGAGACCACCACGGCGGTGACCGGGGCACTCCTGATCCTGGTCGTGACCGTGACGAACGCGTTCGGGCTGCGGGTCTCCGGTCGGCTGCAACTGGTGCTCGCCGCCGGCCTGGTGGTGCTCCTGCTGACCGCGGTGGTCGCGGCCATGCCGCACGTGCGGTGGGAGAACCTGGAGCCGTTCACACCGCACGGCTGGTTCGCGGTCGGGCCGGCGGCGGCGCTGCTCGTCTGGAGCTTCGCCGGTTGGGAGGCGATCACCCACCTGGCCGCGGATTTCCGCCGCCCGAAGCGGGACCTGCCCCGGGCGGCGACCATCGCGGTGGTCGTGGTCGGGGTGCTCTACCTCGGCGTCGCCGCCGCCACGGTGCTGGTGCTCGGCCCGGCCGCGGGCAGCAGTGAGGCGCCGCTCGCCGAACTGCTCGCGCTCGGCGTCGGTGGCGAGGTGCACCTGCTGGCGGCCGTCGCCGCGCTGCTGCTCACCCTCGGCACGATGAACGCGTACTTCGCCGGGGCGGCGAAGCTCGGGGCGGCGCTCGGACGTGACGGCGCGCTGCCGACCTGGCTGGACCGGGGCAGCAGCGCGGGCGAGGTGCCCCGGCGCAGCCTGCTGCTGGTCTCGACGCTGGCCGGGCTGGCGATGGCGGTCGCGGTCGCCGCCGGGATCGGGCCGAAGCCGCTGGTGCTGCTCACCACCGGCTGCTTCGTCCTGGTGTACGCGTTGGGCACCGCCGCCGCGCTCCGCCTGCTGCCCCGGGGCAGCCGAGCCCACCGGTACGCGCTCTGCGCGCTGGTGGCGGTCACCGCGCTGCTGGTGATGACCGGGTGGTACCTGCTCTGGCCGCTGGTCCTGGCCACCGGAGCACTGCTCTACCTACGGCTGCGCGCCTGA
- a CDS encoding helix-turn-helix domain-containing protein, translating to MSAPHVVAVAVTDAIPVFEFAVPCEVFGIDRSDLVDPWYELRLCAAEPGPLRTTLGLRIDTPYGLDELAEADTVVVAACNRRVQLHPPAPLLDALRHARARGARIVSICSGAYLLAYAGMLDGRRATTHWMNAVDFAHRFPGVKVDPDVLYTDDGDLFTSAGTGAAIDLCLHLLRLDHGTAVANEVARRMVVPPQRDGGQAQYARPLTRGEPHSDLAPVLDWAREHLDRPLTVAELARQAHLSPRTFARRFRDTLGTSPLQWLVEQRVRVAQELLETTDEPVERIAHRAGFGNPVSLRRHFRRVTSVSPQTYRHVFRRAGAP from the coding sequence ATGAGTGCGCCGCACGTCGTCGCCGTCGCCGTCACCGACGCCATCCCGGTCTTCGAGTTCGCCGTGCCCTGCGAGGTCTTCGGCATCGACCGCTCCGACCTGGTCGACCCCTGGTACGAGCTGCGTCTCTGCGCAGCCGAGCCGGGCCCGCTGCGCACCACGCTCGGCCTGCGCATCGACACCCCGTACGGCCTCGACGAGTTGGCCGAGGCGGACACCGTGGTCGTGGCGGCCTGCAACCGGCGGGTGCAACTGCACCCACCCGCGCCGCTGCTGGACGCGTTGCGCCACGCCCGTGCCCGGGGTGCCCGGATCGTCTCGATCTGTAGCGGCGCCTACCTGCTCGCCTACGCCGGCATGCTCGACGGCCGTCGGGCCACCACGCACTGGATGAACGCGGTCGACTTCGCGCATCGCTTCCCGGGTGTGAAGGTCGACCCGGACGTGCTCTACACCGACGACGGCGACCTGTTCACCTCCGCCGGCACCGGTGCCGCCATCGACCTCTGCCTGCACCTGCTCCGCCTCGACCACGGCACCGCCGTCGCCAACGAGGTGGCCCGCCGGATGGTGGTGCCACCACAGCGCGACGGAGGTCAGGCCCAGTACGCCCGCCCGCTCACCCGGGGCGAACCGCACTCCGACCTGGCTCCGGTGCTCGACTGGGCGCGGGAGCACCTGGACCGGCCGCTGACCGTGGCGGAGTTGGCGCGGCAGGCGCACCTGAGCCCGCGTACGTTCGCCCGCCGGTTCCGCGACACCCTCGGCACCAGCCCGCTACAGTGGCTGGTCGAACAGCGGGTACGGGTCGCCCAGGAGTTGCTGGAGACGACCGACGAACCGGTCGAGCGGATCGCCCACCGGGCCGGCTTCGGCAACCCGGTCAGCCTGCGTCGGCACTTCCGTCGGGTCACCAGCGTGTCACCGCAGACGTACCGGCACGTCTTCCGTCGAGCGGGCGCTCCCTGA
- a CDS encoding VOC family protein — MHSRPLTVTFDAHDAALLARFWAGMLGREVVENAGGALLPGEENQLSLRFVPSRTEKVGLNRVHLHLTSADHAEQQHTVATALGLGAAHLDVGQLPEEEHIVLADPEGNEFCVIEPGNAFLAGCGLLGELACDGTREVGLFWSEALGWPLVWDQDQETAIQSPHGGTKVAWGGPPVAPKEVWNRQRFDLAPVGGDQQAEVDRLVSLGATRLEVGADGAVVLADPDGNEFCVRAN; from the coding sequence ATGCACTCGCGACCGCTGACAGTGACCTTCGATGCGCACGACGCGGCTCTCCTGGCGCGGTTCTGGGCCGGCATGCTCGGCCGGGAGGTCGTGGAGAACGCCGGTGGCGCACTCCTGCCCGGCGAGGAAAACCAGCTCAGCCTCCGGTTCGTCCCGAGCCGTACGGAAAAGGTGGGGCTCAACCGCGTGCACCTTCACCTGACCAGCGCTGACCACGCCGAGCAGCAGCACACGGTGGCGACGGCACTCGGGCTCGGCGCCGCCCACCTCGACGTCGGGCAGCTTCCCGAGGAGGAGCACATCGTCCTGGCAGACCCCGAGGGCAACGAGTTCTGCGTGATCGAGCCGGGCAACGCCTTCCTCGCCGGGTGCGGCCTGCTCGGCGAGCTCGCCTGCGACGGCACCCGAGAGGTCGGCCTCTTCTGGAGCGAGGCGCTGGGCTGGCCGCTGGTGTGGGACCAGGACCAGGAGACCGCGATCCAGTCACCGCACGGCGGCACAAAGGTCGCGTGGGGAGGCCCGCCCGTGGCCCCGAAAGAAGTGTGGAACCGGCAGCGCTTCGACCTCGCCCCGGTCGGTGGTGACCAGCAGGCGGAGGTCGACCGGCTGGTCTCCCTCGGGGCCACTCGGCTCGAGGTCGGTGCGGACGGCGCCGTCGTGCTGGCCGACCCCGACGGCAACGAGTTCTGCGTACGAGCGAACTGA
- a CDS encoding acetoacetate decarboxylase family protein → MEQNEMGRRSLLAGGLAAIATTAVASPAFAEPTSAAPTAGTQTTSERLKGYTYPLSARGVANLAAAPPWHYVGDIVGVEFWTSPQAANASLPTGLSPDPTSAGHGYALFIDWQFSGDHEEYLDPVRSQYGEFLVLMDAVWQGTPVAWCPFIYVDNDAALARGWVQGFPKKMGEIHQTRAFAVNSQAAPIVGAGGKFAASMSASGRRLAEAKVRLEQPSATIPALGRPIVNLRHFPRLTAGQQDHPAVHELTMSILDTPQVANTWSGSGELSFLPSPSEELADLAPQRTGAGFRGSLSYTVTDLRILS, encoded by the coding sequence GTGGAGCAAAACGAGATGGGCCGGCGGAGTCTGCTTGCCGGTGGGCTGGCTGCGATCGCGACCACCGCTGTCGCCAGTCCCGCGTTCGCCGAACCGACCAGTGCGGCACCGACCGCCGGGACCCAGACCACCAGCGAGAGGCTGAAGGGCTACACCTACCCGCTCAGCGCCCGTGGCGTGGCGAACCTGGCGGCGGCACCCCCGTGGCACTACGTGGGCGACATCGTCGGCGTCGAATTCTGGACCTCCCCGCAGGCCGCCAACGCCTCGCTGCCCACCGGACTGAGCCCCGACCCGACATCCGCGGGCCATGGTTACGCCCTCTTCATCGACTGGCAGTTCTCCGGCGACCACGAGGAATACCTCGACCCGGTACGCAGCCAGTACGGCGAGTTCCTGGTTCTGATGGACGCGGTGTGGCAGGGTACGCCGGTCGCCTGGTGCCCGTTCATCTACGTCGACAACGACGCGGCCCTGGCCAGGGGCTGGGTGCAGGGCTTCCCGAAGAAGATGGGCGAGATCCACCAGACCCGGGCGTTCGCGGTGAACAGCCAGGCCGCGCCGATCGTCGGTGCCGGCGGGAAGTTCGCCGCCAGCATGTCGGCGTCCGGGCGCCGGCTGGCCGAGGCGAAGGTCAGGCTGGAGCAGCCCTCTGCGACGATCCCCGCGCTGGGGCGTCCCATCGTGAACCTCCGGCATTTCCCCCGCCTGACCGCCGGTCAGCAGGACCACCCCGCCGTCCACGAACTCACCATGTCGATCCTGGACACCCCTCAGGTGGCGAACACCTGGTCGGGCAGCGGGGAACTCAGCTTCCTGCCTTCCCCCAGCGAGGAGCTGGCCGACCTGGCGCCGCAGCGCACCGGCGCGGGCTTCCGTGGCTCGCTCTCCTACACCGTCACCGACCTGCGCATCCTGTCCTGA
- a CDS encoding DUF2786 domain-containing protein yields the protein MTSVRERIRAVVTGAVGYEPGLDALTVAPAAEVDPALVAAVHEAVARLSGKGWQPAELHRVVARRGQPQQDELLTDAIAAHLRRFPRATVDQRWLAQADALGARVWWNDDATYLDEVARRWRIDRVAVLDVVLSLLTTLAELPPVEVLVPPPGTPVAAASRPAGGSSRVDTRLLDRVRALLAKAESTTFPAEAEAYTAKAQELVTRHSLDEALLIARGGETATVVPFARRIGVDHPYEGEKASLLDAVARANRCHTVWSPELAFSTVFGFDADIDAVDLLYTSLLVQAHRAMARTEPPGGKAGRARLKTFRQSFLVAFSVRIGERLATAAQAALEEATSDSSTSTVTDPADLLPVLASRDEQVRETMNRIFPRTVRARGSRVDSREGWESGRDAADRAALPDS from the coding sequence GTGACCTCAGTGCGGGAACGGATCAGGGCGGTAGTGACCGGTGCGGTCGGTTACGAACCAGGGTTGGACGCGCTGACCGTCGCGCCGGCGGCGGAGGTCGACCCGGCGCTGGTCGCCGCCGTACACGAAGCCGTGGCCCGTCTGTCCGGCAAGGGCTGGCAGCCGGCCGAACTGCACCGGGTGGTCGCCCGCCGGGGGCAGCCCCAGCAGGACGAACTGCTCACCGACGCCATCGCCGCGCACCTGCGGCGGTTTCCCCGGGCCACGGTCGACCAGCGGTGGCTGGCCCAGGCCGACGCGCTCGGGGCCCGGGTCTGGTGGAACGACGACGCGACGTACCTGGACGAGGTCGCCCGGCGCTGGCGGATCGACCGGGTGGCCGTACTCGACGTGGTGCTGAGCCTGCTCACCACCCTCGCCGAGCTGCCACCGGTCGAGGTGCTCGTCCCGCCGCCGGGCACCCCCGTCGCCGCGGCCAGCCGTCCGGCCGGCGGCTCGTCCCGGGTCGACACGCGGCTGCTCGACCGGGTACGCGCCCTGCTGGCCAAGGCCGAGTCGACCACCTTCCCGGCCGAGGCGGAGGCGTACACCGCCAAGGCGCAGGAACTCGTCACCCGGCACAGCCTGGACGAGGCGCTGCTGATCGCCCGTGGCGGTGAGACGGCGACCGTGGTGCCGTTCGCGCGGCGGATCGGTGTCGACCACCCGTACGAGGGTGAGAAGGCCTCCCTGCTCGACGCCGTCGCCCGGGCCAACCGCTGCCACACGGTCTGGTCACCGGAACTCGCGTTCAGCACCGTGTTCGGCTTCGACGCCGACATCGACGCGGTGGACCTGCTCTACACATCGCTGCTGGTGCAGGCGCACCGGGCGATGGCCCGGACCGAACCGCCCGGCGGCAAGGCCGGCCGGGCCAGGCTGAAGACCTTCCGCCAGTCCTTCCTGGTGGCCTTCTCGGTACGCATCGGCGAACGGCTCGCCACCGCCGCGCAGGCGGCGCTGGAGGAGGCGACCAGTGACAGCTCGACCTCGACGGTGACCGACCCGGCCGACCTGTTGCCGGTGCTCGCCTCCAGGGACGAGCAGGTCCGCGAAACCATGAACCGGATCTTCCCGCGTACGGTCCGCGCCCGGGGCAGCCGGGTCGACAGCCGCGAGGGCTGGGAGTCCGGCCGGGACGCCGCCGACCGCGCCGCCCTGCCGGACAGCTAG
- a CDS encoding SDR family oxidoreductase: MKIKDSVVFVTGGNRGLGKALVNEALARGAAKVYATARDPKTVTTNPKVVPLHLELTDPASIEAAAAQAPDVNLLINNAGVTLAADLLDGDLAEIRREIEINFFGPLQVTQALSPRLVANGGHLVNIQSALSWYAAFGAYAASKAAGWSATNSLRQQLHPKGVGVTGVYAGWIDTDMAAERAAETDLKTDPADVARMVIDAVEAGQHEVLADDFTHTVKNALAADIPTLYPHLAAKA, from the coding sequence ATGAAGATCAAGGACTCCGTGGTGTTCGTGACCGGGGGCAACCGCGGTCTCGGCAAGGCGCTCGTCAACGAGGCGCTCGCGCGAGGTGCGGCCAAGGTCTACGCCACCGCCCGCGACCCGAAGACGGTCACCACCAACCCGAAGGTGGTCCCGCTGCACCTCGAACTGACCGACCCGGCCTCGATCGAGGCCGCCGCCGCACAGGCCCCGGACGTCAACCTGCTGATCAACAACGCCGGCGTCACCCTCGCGGCCGACCTCCTGGACGGAGACCTGGCCGAGATCCGCCGCGAGATCGAGATCAACTTCTTCGGACCGCTCCAGGTCACCCAGGCACTCAGCCCTCGGCTCGTCGCCAACGGCGGCCACCTGGTCAACATCCAGTCGGCGCTCTCCTGGTACGCGGCGTTCGGGGCGTACGCGGCGTCGAAGGCGGCAGGATGGTCGGCGACCAACTCGTTGCGGCAGCAGCTGCACCCGAAGGGCGTCGGTGTCACCGGCGTCTACGCGGGCTGGATCGACACCGACATGGCAGCCGAGCGGGCGGCGGAGACCGACCTGAAGACCGACCCCGCCGACGTCGCACGAATGGTGATCGACGCGGTCGAGGCCGGCCAGCACGAGGTGCTCGCCGACGACTTCACCCACACGGTGAAGAACGCACTCGCGGCGGACATCCCCACGCTCTACCCGCACCTGGCCGCGAAGGCCTGA
- a CDS encoding aminopeptidase P family protein, with translation MADGWSEPEAPVEVHPEVAVWAAKRRTRLHGMFPGEHLVVPAGTAPVRSNDQFYRFRPGADYTWLTGDGSRGGTLVLDPDGEATLFTDEPPRLGSSAYWADRTAGVVWNGPRADLVSLGRALDLRCRPLAELPDVLRGARRPRLLRGVDPHLDALVPVTDPAADADLAVALADLRLIKDEWEVAQLQHAVDVTVRGFEDVVRALPEAGGPGGERWLEGTFWRRARTEGEEVGYHSIVAAGWHAAVLHWKENTGQVRPGQLLLLDAGVEVGTRYTADITRVLPVNGRFTPVQRDVYELVRAANDAAIAALRPGASFRDYHWAAMAVFATGLVEMGLLRCSLEEALDPQRQLYRRWTLCGSGHMLGLDVHDCARATPARYADGELRAGMTLTVEPGLYFQPNDELVPAELRGLGMRIEEDLLITATGSRNLSAALPRTAADVEGWMAGLS, from the coding sequence ATGGCCGACGGCTGGAGTGAGCCGGAGGCGCCGGTCGAGGTCCACCCGGAGGTGGCGGTCTGGGCGGCGAAGCGCCGGACCCGGCTGCACGGCATGTTTCCCGGTGAGCACCTGGTGGTGCCGGCCGGCACGGCACCGGTGCGCAGCAACGACCAGTTCTACCGGTTCCGTCCCGGTGCCGACTACACGTGGTTGACCGGGGACGGGTCGCGCGGCGGGACGCTGGTGCTGGATCCGGACGGCGAGGCGACCCTCTTCACCGACGAGCCGCCCCGGCTGGGGAGCAGCGCGTACTGGGCGGACCGGACCGCCGGGGTGGTCTGGAACGGTCCGCGCGCCGATCTGGTGAGCCTGGGCCGGGCGCTGGACCTGCGCTGCCGCCCGCTGGCGGAGCTGCCTGACGTACTGCGCGGTGCCCGGCGGCCCCGGCTGCTGCGCGGCGTCGACCCGCACCTCGACGCGCTGGTCCCGGTGACCGATCCGGCCGCCGACGCCGATCTCGCGGTGGCGCTGGCGGACCTGCGCCTGATCAAGGACGAGTGGGAGGTCGCCCAGCTCCAGCATGCGGTGGACGTCACCGTCCGTGGTTTCGAGGACGTCGTACGGGCGCTGCCGGAGGCGGGCGGCCCCGGTGGTGAGCGGTGGTTGGAGGGAACCTTCTGGCGGCGCGCCCGGACCGAGGGCGAGGAGGTCGGTTACCACTCGATCGTGGCAGCGGGTTGGCACGCGGCGGTCCTGCACTGGAAGGAGAACACCGGCCAGGTCCGTCCCGGGCAGTTGCTGCTGCTCGACGCGGGGGTGGAGGTCGGCACCCGCTACACCGCCGACATCACCCGGGTGCTGCCGGTAAACGGCCGGTTCACTCCGGTCCAGCGCGATGTCTACGAGCTCGTACGCGCGGCGAACGACGCGGCCATCGCGGCGCTGCGCCCGGGTGCGTCGTTCCGTGACTACCACTGGGCGGCGATGGCGGTCTTCGCCACCGGCCTGGTGGAGATGGGGCTTTTGCGCTGTTCGCTGGAGGAGGCGCTCGACCCGCAGCGGCAGCTCTACCGGCGGTGGACGCTCTGCGGTTCGGGTCACATGCTCGGGCTGGACGTGCACGACTGTGCCCGCGCCACCCCGGCCCGGTACGCCGACGGCGAGTTGCGGGCCGGCATGACCCTGACCGTCGAGCCGGGGCTGTACTTCCAGCCGAACGACGAGCTGGTCCCGGCTGAGCTGCGTGGTCTGGGCATGCGGATCGAGGAGGATCTGCTGATCACGGCGACCGGCAGCCGGAACCTCTCCGCCGCGCTGCCGCGTACCGCCGCGGACGTGGAGGGCTGGATGGCCGGTCTGAGCTAG
- a CDS encoding PucR family transcriptional regulator, with translation MQAELQRIVDAVAARVGRPALIEDRRQRVVVYSEHTGVLDDVRRASILRRQTTPEVIAWFRNVGIMKAREPVRTPACADLDLLPRVCVPIRHDDLLLGFVWFIDADEGMTDADIETATSVMSDLSLALYRENLLGELASQRETEAARTLLVESLEARRHAVRTLLEEGVIVGDGTATALVAQLVVQRGQVPDEVARIALEQALVTTRRWLGIREALHLVRHDHGVLLLCGGRVAGRPAPEAVARHLDEALQHATRGLGSVTRTVIGIGGSRPGLVDAVGSYEEAAQSARVGVQLPALGRVVSWATLGIYRVLSRLDNQHLDVAGVHPGLERLLRDDANHVLLETLEAYLDLAGNAHATAEQLRLHRTTLYYRLQRVEQLAETDLKDGNERLCLHLALKLGRLTGNYRSQH, from the coding sequence ATGCAGGCTGAGCTGCAACGCATCGTCGATGCCGTCGCCGCCCGCGTCGGCCGGCCGGCGCTGATCGAGGACCGGCGTCAGCGGGTGGTGGTGTACAGCGAGCACACCGGTGTGCTGGACGACGTACGACGTGCCTCGATCCTGCGGCGGCAGACCACCCCGGAGGTGATCGCCTGGTTCCGCAACGTCGGCATCATGAAGGCCCGGGAGCCGGTACGCACCCCGGCCTGCGCCGACCTCGATCTGCTGCCCCGGGTCTGCGTGCCGATCCGCCACGACGATCTGCTGCTCGGGTTCGTCTGGTTCATCGACGCCGACGAGGGGATGACCGACGCCGACATCGAGACCGCCACCAGCGTGATGTCCGACCTGTCGCTGGCGCTCTACCGGGAGAACCTGCTCGGCGAGCTGGCCTCGCAACGGGAGACCGAGGCCGCCCGTACCCTGCTGGTGGAGAGCCTGGAGGCGCGCCGGCACGCGGTCCGTACGTTGCTCGAGGAAGGCGTGATCGTCGGCGACGGCACCGCCACCGCGTTGGTCGCCCAACTCGTCGTCCAACGTGGTCAGGTGCCCGACGAGGTGGCCCGGATCGCCCTGGAACAGGCGTTGGTCACCACCCGCCGCTGGCTCGGCATCCGCGAGGCGCTGCACCTGGTGCGACACGACCACGGCGTGCTGCTGCTCTGCGGTGGCCGGGTCGCCGGGCGGCCCGCACCGGAGGCGGTCGCCCGGCATCTGGACGAGGCGTTGCAGCACGCGACCCGGGGGCTCGGCTCGGTCACCCGTACGGTGATCGGCATCGGTGGTTCGCGACCGGGGCTGGTCGACGCCGTCGGCTCGTACGAGGAGGCGGCGCAGTCGGCGCGGGTCGGCGTACAGCTACCCGCACTGGGCCGGGTGGTCTCCTGGGCGACCCTGGGCATCTACCGGGTGCTGTCCCGTTTGGACAACCAGCATCTCGACGTGGCCGGGGTGCATCCGGGGCTGGAACGCCTGCTCCGCGACGACGCCAACCATGTGCTGCTGGAGACGCTGGAGGCGTACCTGGACCTGGCCGGCAACGCGCACGCCACCGCCGAGCAACTCCGGTTGCACCGGACCACCCTCTACTACCGGCTGCAGCGGGTCGAGCAGCTCGCCGAGACCGATCTGAAGGACGGCAACGAACGGCTCTGCCTGCACCTGGCGCTGAAGCTGGGCCGGCTCACCGGCAACTACCGTTCGCAACACTGA
- a CDS encoding NAD(P)/FAD-dependent oxidoreductase produces MPDRYDVVVIGAGIIGAACAYACARRGLSVAVLERGGLLGGATGSGEGNLLVSDKSPGPELDLALRSLRLWQQLGAELPDRYGDFELEPKGGLMVARTGSGLAALHEFAAGQGAAGVTVEPLDPAGLRDVEPELTDGLAGGVYYPQDMQLMPARAAVVLLAAARGAGASVRLRTEVTSVRRDAAGRVTGVGTANGVIGAGHVVNAAGAWAGDVAGLAEVAVPVTPRRGFVLVTEPVPPLVRHKVYVADYLENVASGDADLQSSAVVEGTPSGTILIGATRELVGFDPTPNPEAVRRLAYGAISLFPALAGIRAMRFYHGFRPFSPDHLPVIGADPRAPGLVHAHGHEGAGIGLAPITGELVAQLVLGEHPELDLRPFSPVRFMTDEEEHVDAAA; encoded by the coding sequence ATGCCGGACAGGTACGACGTGGTGGTGATCGGAGCCGGAATCATCGGCGCCGCCTGCGCATACGCCTGTGCCCGCCGGGGGCTGTCGGTGGCCGTACTCGAACGCGGTGGACTGCTCGGTGGCGCCACCGGCTCGGGTGAGGGCAACCTGCTGGTCTCGGACAAATCGCCCGGCCCCGAACTGGACCTGGCGTTGCGCAGCCTCCGACTCTGGCAACAACTCGGTGCCGAACTCCCCGACCGGTACGGCGATTTCGAACTGGAACCGAAGGGCGGGCTGATGGTGGCCCGCACCGGCAGCGGTCTCGCCGCGCTGCACGAGTTCGCGGCTGGACAGGGCGCCGCCGGTGTCACCGTCGAACCGCTCGACCCGGCCGGGTTGCGCGATGTCGAACCAGAGCTCACCGACGGGCTCGCCGGCGGCGTGTACTACCCGCAGGACATGCAGCTCATGCCGGCACGGGCGGCCGTCGTCCTGCTCGCCGCGGCCCGGGGCGCGGGAGCGAGCGTACGGCTGCGTACCGAGGTCACCTCGGTCCGACGGGACGCCGCCGGGCGGGTCACCGGTGTCGGTACGGCGAACGGGGTGATCGGCGCCGGACATGTGGTGAACGCGGCCGGTGCCTGGGCCGGCGACGTCGCCGGGTTGGCCGAAGTCGCCGTGCCGGTCACCCCCAGACGCGGCTTTGTCCTGGTCACCGAACCGGTCCCGCCGCTGGTACGGCACAAGGTCTACGTCGCCGACTATCTCGAGAACGTGGCCAGCGGTGATGCCGACCTCCAGTCCTCCGCCGTGGTGGAGGGGACACCGAGCGGCACCATCCTGATCGGCGCCACCCGTGAACTCGTCGGCTTCGACCCCACCCCCAATCCCGAGGCGGTACGGCGACTGGCGTACGGCGCGATCTCGCTCTTCCCGGCGCTCGCCGGGATCCGGGCGATGCGGTTCTACCACGGCTTCCGGCCGTTCTCGCCGGACCACCTGCCGGTGATCGGCGCGGACCCCCGGGCACCCGGCCTGGTCCACGCGCACGGGCACGAGGGCGCCGGGATCGGGCTGGCCCCGATCACCGGTGAGCTGGTCGCCCAGCTTGTCCTCGGCGAGCATCCGGAGCTGGACCTGCGCCCGTTCAGTCCGGTCCGGTTCATGACCGACGAGGAGGAACACGTCGATGCAGCCGCTTGA
- a CDS encoding (2Fe-2S)-binding protein — translation MQPLDQSPRRSGFQVTVDGARVAARPGQTIAAVLLAAGQRAVRRTRFEGRPRGVFCGIGMCFDCLVVCNGESGVRSCLRPVAPGDVIETGADRPAAEADHA, via the coding sequence ATGCAGCCGCTTGACCAGTCGCCGCGACGCAGCGGTTTCCAGGTCACCGTGGACGGTGCCCGGGTCGCCGCCCGACCCGGGCAGACCATCGCGGCGGTGCTGCTCGCCGCCGGTCAGCGAGCCGTCCGGCGGACCCGGTTCGAGGGACGCCCGCGGGGCGTCTTCTGCGGGATCGGCATGTGTTTCGACTGCCTCGTGGTCTGCAACGGTGAGTCGGGCGTGCGGTCCTGCCTGCGGCCGGTCGCTCCGGGCGACGTCATCGAAACCGGCGCCGACCGCCCGGCGGCGGAGGCCGACCATGCCTGA